In a single window of the Esox lucius isolate fEsoLuc1 chromosome 22, fEsoLuc1.pri, whole genome shotgun sequence genome:
- the spega gene encoding striated muscle preferentially expressed protein kinase isoform X5, which translates to MSNNPKNIPETGTHPSTVIPSKRARVTKDPVAQDLDAGNPVPTPPVFLRKLRKAAVGTGCDIRLRVSVAGHPAPSLRWYHNEEPLAQSKEHDAGGLWIRDCKPSDAGLYTCMASNSLGDARSCALLAVMDLGDENGTLYQDVWKIHPCEVFRSCRKQSYDSETTEDEATEPQVPMETKEGPGRHQDKAGCRVPAGEGRMIDSSPDRRATLPVVERELMALGSRPPGAQDPMHPSRVPSSSLPQTQMGPSSSLDLPQPIQTISQPTTSLSSYKNCVTSHSTQDPALGGAVIKHKIPGTSSGGASHNSGSDSGGGRTNQPARTAPKIFDKVKEFEQKVSEVSAGVKSGRSLGRTASCDRESLFKEEGESQPDAAASRRSAFGKKRASSLEDTPVYKQRVQNFQNKFTEELARIKKMVGRPNLKKAYSTEQLPQSESRTVGKLEPIPPQVIKKLEERERVLGEGAEGGRRVAFPKSFRSQELGLLDERTAPRREECESASESRRASADRVGEVSVSMETAPVNLLPGRRSPSPRVTRKSLTREVLQNSPAMTRLSHPDEEQPPLTHTKGDSTTHIKRSSPHKELEQPLHHRRPPSPRSPSPTAQRGPSPTLVREASSPLSNFPPKPQRFSPTPSPTSTLSISPLTKRRKAELKMTIPTILVEDEPMEMEEEEAGGRRERGTTSRAGKEGWTSKTHKAGKHLGKSRKSRPMSPQPDESDDSSADEGPTEKPEFERPLRDTTATAGSEVLLKCVITGSPLPTVTWKKGDVLIRSSPSHVVKAEGELHSLLITRMGFGDAGTYCVTAVNSAGKASCNATLYIKSEPTQEQVRKPSSLPLVKVSSPVQTDEEYLSPLDKVMEIGDPSSQSSGPQSRHAFFKEPPSFQVALTDKEVTEGQEVDMSVKVRGHPQPMVYWLRDKVTLKTAGRFIVRETEVDTSEMIITSAKITDAGIYTCKIINQYGTKQSECKLEVKAAPAEEVLAITRELQDVAVRAGESAMFECYMTGPLDVDVDWLSNGKLVQPALLNCKMTFTGKRCRLLLNSVHEDDSGMYTCKLSTAKVELTSSAHLKVTPSKEPLFTRKLDILEVIEGRTARFDCKVSGSPPPSVIWKHFENQVEESENIHLLQEGGRHSLVITHVRSDTEGFYTAIAKNVHGKAECTAELYMQEPRPSVSSNMSKLEKMPSIAEEPEVLECEVEQEQRTMPDFVKPLADLEVIEGREAVLKCKVAGLPYPTIAWYHNGKKIDSTEDRKMTQHRDVHSLVIRSACHGHGGVYKSVISNKLGKSACYAHLYITDIVPNPPDGPPVVDSITGKTITLSWKKPKRLDSSIDGSSLMYAVQQQSLGSIQWNIIASNLRETTYTVTGLSKGVRYAFRVLTATAKVLSKPSPSTDLVQLIDKGPYLRKAPVILDKPDVVYMVENQSVNITLKLNHVNALVTWKRRGVVLINKPGVYEMSMPDDDQHNLKIQRVKTADSGHLVCTAKNQFGSDLCTILLAMAVPPKFESIMEDSEIHVGEMSRFAVVVEGKPDPDILWYKDDTLLSESSHFTFVYDEAECSLVVLNARLEDSGVYTCTAKNLGGQVSCKAELTVHKVRKEVVEPVEDEGTILRRMRSLTDYYDIHKEIGRGAFSYVKRVTEKKGKVEYAAKFVSARAKRKTSALQEMNLLSELDHEKIIYFHDAFEKKNMVIIITELCHEEFLDRLTKKTSILESEVRSSIQQVLEGVSYLHQKDIAHLDIKPENILMAGRHSSQIRICDFGNAVKLDTNEAQYCKYGTPEFVAPEIVNQTPISKATDIWPIGVITYLCLTGVSPFAGENDRCTVLNIRNQNVAFEENMFTDLSREAWGFVIKLLVADRLRPNSTECLRHPWFKTITNKSVSTAMLKQVLSRRRWQRSLISYKSKMVMRSIPELLNDSSNHISIAVARHLKEGSPPPSSSSDSDEDVDELPFIPMPLSLVCSGSRVSLNEIPGEEDVIKPSSCTNGAVEGVALNRHREQPVEDMVSKKDAGEIGVARETRKRVTTEEVGGPLDEEMTAVKTKRVPLAKGSSMEEDDTQTKSRRSTMRRGSSADSALLLNVQSEEGAVDEEKEDSGNKILKKSVSMELPNRSPSPGSAKMSQEDYALKLELMRQRLMRGGNSKSGLRGPLLETLGMDEERHTSSLDRNLRRSGAGGPERSLARAASTESTVDDPPKTKVFRKSSSFSQGDSEPMPLHRRFGAPLEIPTASHNTEKGERVERSHNTEKGESVERSHNTEKGERVERSHNTEKGERVERSHNTEKGETVERSHNTEKGETVERSHNTEKSQSTERITEGKELQEAASISAITEQTKLETRPISNWPSSIQPVPVTEDQGVGETKAQERVNGHESMKEPSQVRSLLDVPPVIMIEEDPEEKEQNEKPELEIEKGKVKAGGSSPVIMSKEKTSAYASIMQTIVVPSGKSDSSQRSTPSPTLPEHPAVFAKVATERPTSPTISTRLSTALDHPTTPRQSTTPLRTDIKDIDSEEVFEARFKKRESSLTRGLRRLTRTKSDDKSPTLPLKAGEGEEVYRPGRLGAPLEMVPQGLHERSKSVQDLREVDRDTGSLGIIGRFSMRTKRTLSMDKKMEKPKVDKVKDEKPKEAEPEITASKRRVSWAIGRSKSLDTTQLDNIEAQREQEGRERKKMEESSVFAMRRKFENKVAGISASLRSKSEERKEDKEAKRRMEEEKSNKCSKENDLKKVNDSPVLAMRKKFENKVVGISGRGRSQSEDRKETVENPEGKKTTLFSRHRHSQSEGRGLKEMGIPENQLAKQTHKESKASKESIGSVSSIHSDKSKSQKSLTPETDRRSRWDRWGLGRSRKDKNPSQTDLPSDKDEGSSGNLKHCRTSSDFPPVFHIKLKDHVLLEGDPVTLSCLPAGSPHPQITWTKDKKPLEIDDRMNLISCPDGRQLITIMKTSRRDAGLYECVATNPLASVSSSCTLSLACVPKRPGTPEVPQTYNNTALVLWKPADTKAPCSYSLERKTEGGLTFIYTGDANWSIIATGVADCYYNVRDLPPGGTFRFRVACVNKAGQGPYSNISDRVSLDSTVGVSSPAVAIVKTVPAPPRHPAQLGTTLGAAFPLAQPVVTHPPREAVSTSSPSSHTSTQTSLTSPVPSAAPPSHAPTPLPAEPLVVPSPPVVKPPPFVLPKPQSPVNVVPPMTQTPPPLATPPATPTKPSVVTTVPTYSPAATTYIAPPPLPAPSFSPQVLQVTGLSPMGEGRGTPVRGTSTGRVTPKPGETALRQGVPQKPYTFLDEKARGRFGVVRECRENATGHVFMAKIVPYDQETKKSILQEYEILKSLHNDKIMALHEAYVTPRYLVLVAEYCTGKELLYSLIDRFRYSEDDVVGYLVQILQGLEYLHNKRILHLDIKPDNIMVTNLNVIKIVDFGSAQNFNPLLLKQYSSGLSTLEYMSPEMIKGDVIGPPADIWSLGVVAYVMLSGRLPFHDKDRQQTETKIQMAKFDPTKLYPNVSQSASMFLKKMLSSYAWARPSTKDCFTHAWLQDSYLMKLRRQTLTFTTTKLKEFLGEHHRHRAEVSTKHKVLLRSYSSTASPTAPSQPHPPK; encoded by the exons AGAACGGGACACTCTACCAAGACGTTTGGAAGATTCACCCATG CGAAGTTTTCCGCTCCTGCCGAAAGCAAAGCTACG ACTCTGAAACAACCGAGGATGAAGCCACAGAGCCCCAGGTACCTATGGAAACAAAGGAAGGACCCGGGCGACACCAGGACAAGGCTGGCTGTAGAGTGCCTGCAG GTGAAGGTAGGATGATAGACTCCAGCCCTGACCGGAGGGCCACTCTTCCTGTGGTGGAGAGGGAGCTTATGGCTTTGGGCTCGCGGCCTCCAGGGGCTCAAGACCCAATGCACCCCAGCAG GGTGCCGTCTTCTTCTCTCCCTCAAACCCAAATGGGCCCATCCTCCAGCCTTGATTTACCCCAGCCCATTCAGACTATATCCCAACCAACCACATCCCTCAGCTCATATAAGAACTGTGTCACTTCACACAGTACCCAGGACCCAGCCCTAGGAGGCGCTGTGATAAAACACAAAATCCCAGGGACATCTTCAGGAGGCGCCTCTCATAATTCAGGCAGTGACAGCGGTGGTGGCAGGACAAATCAGCCGGCCCGCACAGCTCCAAAGATCTTCGACAAGGTCAAGGAGTTTGAACAAAAGGTGAGCGAGGTGAGTGCGGGGGTCAAGTCTGGGCGCTCCTTGGGCCGGACAGCTTCTTGTGATCGGGAGAGTCTCTTCAAAGAGGAGGGGGAAAGCCAGCCAGATGCTGCGGCCTCAAGGCGTTCTGCATTCGGAAAGAAGAGGGCCTCGTCTCTGGAGGACACACCAGTCTACAAGCAGAGGGTCCAGAACTTCCAGAACAAGTTCACAGAGGAGCTGGCCAGGATCAAGAAGATGGTGGGCAGGCCCAACCTGAAGAAGGCCTACTCCACTGAGCAATTGCCCCAGTCAGAGAGCCGGACCGTAGGCAAACTGGAGCCCATTCCCCCTCAGGTGATTAAGAAactggaggaaagagagagagtccTGGGAGAGGGAGCTGAAGGGGGGAGGAGGGTTGCATTTCCAAAATCCTTTCGGTCCCAAGAGCTGGGTCTGCTGGATGAAAGGACGGCTCCCCGACGGGAGGAGTGTGAGTCAGCGTCAGAGTCTAGGAGGGCATCTGCAGATAGAGTGGGGGAAGTCTCTGTTTCCATGGAGACAGCACCGGTTAACCTGTTACCAGGACGACGATCACCCTCACCAAGAGTCACACGGAAAAGCCTGACCAG GGAAGTCCTTCAGAACTCTCCCGCCATGACGAGGCTTTCGCACCCAGACGAAGAACAACCCCCTCTGACCCATACGAAGGGAGACTCGACAACCCACATCAAGCGTTCTTCGCCTCATAAAGAACTGGAGCAACCTCTACATCACCGAAGGCCTCCGAGCCCCAGGTCTCCAAGCCCCACCGCACAGAGAGGACCATCGCCAACCCTGGTCAGAGAGGCATCTTCCCCACTGTCCAACTTCCCTCCCAAGCCCCAGCGGTTTTCCCCAACACCATCTCCCACATCCACCCTGTCTATCAGCCCTCTGACAAAGAGACGGAAGGCTGAGCTGAAGATGACCATCCCTACCATCCTGGTTGAGGATGAACCTATGgaaatggaggaggaggaggctggaggaaggagagagagaggaacgaCGAGCAGAGCAGGGAAGGAGGGCTGGACCTCAAAGACTCACAAGGCGGGAAAACATTTGGGGAAGTCAAGGAAAAGTCGGCCTATGTCTCCTCAGCCAG ACGAATCAGATGACTCATCAGCCGATGAGGGGCCAACCGAGAAACCAGAGTTTGAGAGACCCCTGAGAGACACTACTGCCACTGCTGGCTCAGAAGTCCTGCTGAAATGTGTTATAACTGGCAGCCCACTCCCGACAG TGACTTGGAAGAAGGGTGACGTCCTGATAAGGAGCAGCCCGTCCCATGTGGTCAAGGCTGAGGGGGAGCTGCACTCGCTGTTGATAACACGGATGGGTTTTGGAGACGCCGGGACCTACTGCGTCACTGCTGTCAACTCGGCCGGGAAAGCATCGTGCAACGCCACGCTCTACATAAAATCAG AGCCAACCCAGGAGCAGGTTAGAAAGCCCAGCAGCTTGCCCCTGGTGAAGGTGAGCAGTCCAGTCCAAACAGACGAGGAGTACCTGAGTCCCCTTGACAAGGTCATGGAGATTGGAGACCCCTCTTCGCAAAGTTCAGGGCCACAGTCCAGACATGCCTTCTTCAAAGAACCTCCCTCGTTTCAG GTAGCACTTACTGACAAAGAAGtgacagagggacaggaggTCGACATGTCTgttaaggtcagaggtcatccTCAACCCATGGTGTACTG GTTGAGAGACAAAGTAACGTTAAAAACGGCAGGCAGATTCATTGTACGTGAGACAGAGGTTGACACCAGTGAGATGATAATCACGTCAGCAAAAATAACTGATGCAGGAATCTACACCTGCAAGATCATCAACCAATATGGCACCAAGCAAAGCGAATGTAAACTAGAGGTCAAAG CTGCCCCAGCAGAGGAAGTCCTGGCCATCACCAGGGAGTTGCAAGATGTAGCGGTGAGGGCCGGAGAGTCCGCCATGTTTGAGTGTTACATGACCGGACCTCTTGACGTGGACGTAGACTGGCTGTCCAATGGGAAGTTGGTCCAGCCGGCACTGCTCAACTGCAAGATGACCTTTACCGGGAAGAG GTGCCGGTTGCTGTTAAACTCAGTTCATGAAGACGACAGTGGGATGTACACCTGTAAGCTAAGTACAGCCAAAG TGGAGTTGACATCCAGTGCCCACCTAAAGGTCACTCCCTCCAAGGAGCCCCTGTTCACCCGTAAGCTTGACATCCTTGAGGTCATTGAAGGTCGCACCGCCCGCTTTGACTGTAAGGTCAGCGGGTCACCCCCTCCCAGCGTCATCTGGAAGCACTTCG AAAACCAGGTCGAGGAGAGTGAAAACATACATCTACTACAAGAAGGAGGTCGCCACTCACTGGTTATCACCCACGTCCGAAGTGACACGGAGGGCTTCTACACAGCCATCGCCAAGAATGTCCACGGAAAGGCGGAGTGCACCGCCGAGCTGTACATGCAGGAACCGCGGCCTTCCGTCTCTTCCAACAT GTCGAAGCTGGAGAAGATGCCTTCTATCGCCGAGGAGCCGGAGGTCCTGGAGTGCGAGGTGGAGCAGGAGCAGAGGACCATGCCTGACTTCGTCAAGCCCCTGGCCGACCTGGAGGTGATCGAGGGGAGGGAGGCGGTCTTGAAATGTAAAGTGGCGGGCCTGCCCTACCCCACCATCGCCTGGTACCACAACGGCAAGAAGATAGACAGCACGGAGGACAGGAAGATGACCCAGC acAGGGATGTCCACAGTCTGGTCATCCGCTCTGCTTGTCATGGACATGGGGGTGTCTACAAGAGTGTAATCTCCAACAAACTGGGAAAGTCGGCCTGCTATGCACACCTCTATATCACAG ATATTGTTCCTAATCCCCCTGACGGCCCTCCAGTGGTAGACTCCATAACAGGAAAGACAATTACTCTCAGCTGGAAAAAACCAAAGAGGCTGGACTCTTCCATAG ATGGCAGTTCTTTGATGTATGCCGTGCAGCAGCAATCTCTGGGTTCCATCCAGTGGAACATCATTGCCTCCAACCTGAGAGAGACCACCTACACTGTCACTGGTCTCTCCAAGGGGGTCCGCTATGCCTTCAGGGTCCTAACTGCCACTGCCAAGGTCCTTAGCAAACCCTCCCCATCCACTGACCTGGTGCAGCTTATAGATAAAG GTCCCTATCTGAGGAAAGCTCCCGTCATCCTGGACAAGCCTGACGTTGTGTACATGGTTGAGAACCAGTCAGTGAACATCACCCTCAAGCTGAACCATGTCAATGCTCTGGTCACCTGGAAGAGGAGGGGTGTGGTGCTGATAAACAAACCAGGGGTTTATGAGATGAGCATGCCGGATGACGACCAGCACAACCTTAAGATCCAGAGGGTGAAAACCGCAGACAGTGGTCACCTGGTCTGCACAGCCAAAAACCAGTTTGGCAGCGACCTCTGCACCATCCTGCTGGCCATGGCAG TGCCTCCTAAGTTTGAGTCCATCATGGAGGACTCTGAAATACATGTAGGAGAGATGTCTCGCTTTGCTGTGGTTGTGGAAGGGAAACCCGATCCTGACATTCTCTGGTACAAG GATGACACACTGCTATCAGAGAGCAGTCACTTCACCTTTGTGTACGACGAAGCGGAGTGTTCCCTGGTGGTGCTGAATGCCCGGCTTGAGGACTCGGGCGTGTACACGTGCACGGCTAAGAACCTGGGTGGCCAAGTCTCCTGTAAGGCTGAACTCACTGTCCACAAAG TGAGAAAAGAAGTGGTGGAGCCTGTGGAGGACGAGGGGACCATTTTGAGGAGGATGCGGAGTCTGACTGACTACTACGACATACACAAGGAGATAGGACG GGGGGCTTTCTCCTATGTTAAGAGGGTGACAGAGAAGAAAGGAAAGGTGGAGTACGCTGCCAAGTTTGTGTCTGCAAGGGCGAAGAGGAAGACCTCGGCCTTACAGGAGATGAACCTTctgtcagaactggaccatgagAAGATCATCTACTTCCATGATGCTTTTGAGAAGAAGAACATGGTCATCATCATCACTGAGCT ATGCcatgaggagtttcttgacagACTGACCAAGAAGACAAGCATCCTGGAGTCTGAG GTCCGTTCCAGTATTCAGCAGGTGCTTGAAGGGGTCAGCTACCTTCATCAGAAGGACATTGCTCATCTTGACATCAAG CCTGAGAATATCCTCATGGCAGGTCGACACAGCAGCCAGATCCGCATCTGTGACTTTGGCAATGCTGTCAAGCTGGATACCAATGAAGCGCAGTACTGCAAATATGGCACTCCGGAATTTGTTGCCCCAGAGATCGTTAACCAAACGCCCATCTCTAAGGCAACAGACATCTG GCCCATTGGGGTCATCACTTACCTATG CCTGACTGGTGTGTCTCCTTTCGCTGGTGAGAACGACAGATGTACCGTCCTAAACATCAGGAACCAAAATGTGGCTTTTGAGGAGAATATGTTCACTGACCTTTCTAGAGAGGCCTGGGGATTCGTCATCAAACTGCTGGTGGCTGACAGACT GAGGCCTAATTCTACAGAATGTCTTCGTCACCCATGGTTTAAGACTATAACAAATAAGAGCGTCAGCACAGCAATGCTCAAGCAAGTCTTATCACGAAGACGTTGGCAG CGTTCCCTTATCAGCTACAAATCAAAGATGGTAATGCGCTCAATTCCTGAGCTGCTAAATGATTCCTCCAACCACATTTCCATCGCCGTAGCCCGCCACCTCAAAGAGGGctcacccccaccctcctcatcctctgacTCAGATGAAGATGTGGATGAACTCCCCTTCATCCCCATGCCTCTGTCATTGGTATGCTCTGGCTCCAGGGTCTCCCTTAACGAGATACCAGGTGAAGAGGATGTGATTAAGCCGTCTTCCTGCACCAACGGGGCGGTGGAAGGGGTTGCGCTCAACCGGCACAGGGAGCAACCAGTAGAGGACATGGTGTCCAAGAAGGATGCCGGGGAAATAGGTGTGGCTAGAGAGACAAGGAAAAGGGTAACAACTGAGGAAGTGGGAGGGCCTTTGGATGAAGAGATGACCGCGGTGAAGACCAAACGGGTCCCCCTGGCAAAGGGCTCCAGTATGGAGGAGgatgacacacagacaaagtcCAGGAGATCAACGATGAGGAGGGGCAGTTCCGCTGACTCAGCCCTGCTCCTCAACGTCCAGTCAGAGGAGGGGGCTGTGGATGAGGAAAAGGAAGACAGTGGCAACAAAATCCTAAAAAAGTCTGTTTCCATGGAGCTGCCTAATAGGAGCCCTAGCCCTGGGTCAGCTAAAATGAGCCAGGAGGACTATGCCCTCAAACTGGAGCTGATGAGACAAAGGTTGATGAGGGGAGGCAACAGCAAAAGCGGCTTGAGGGGTCCCCTGTTAGAGACCCTTGGAATGGATGAGGAGAGGCACACCTCGTCCCTGGATCGTAATTTAAGGAGATCCGGGGCCGGGGGGCCCGAGAGGTCGCTTGCCAGAGCAGCCTCTACGGAAAGCACAGTGGACGACCCACCGAAGACCAAAGTGTTCCGGAAGAGTTCCTCGTTCAGTCAAGGAGACTCAGAGCCCATGCCTCTGCACCGGCGGTTTGGAGCCCCTTTAGAAATCCCCACAGCAAGCCATAACActgagaagggggagagggttGAGAGGAGCCATAACACTGAGAAGGGGGAGAGTGTTGAGAGGAGCCATAACActgagaagggggagagggttGAGAGGAGCCATAACActgagaagggggagagggttGAGAGGAGCCATAACACTGAGAAGGGGGAGACGGTTGAGAGGAGCCATAACACTGAGAAGGGGGAGACGGTTGAGAGGAGCCATAACACTGAGAAGAGCCAAAGCACTGAGAGGATTACGGAAGGGAAAGAACTTCAGGAGGCTGCTTCCATATCAGCAATAACAGAGCAGACCAAGCTGGAGACTAGACCGATCTCCAACTGGCCCTCCTCCATACAGCCCGTACCAGTCACAGAAGACCAAGGAGTGGGGGAAACA AAAGCACAGGAGAGAGTAAATGGACATGAGTCAATGAAGGAGCCATCCCAGGTCAGGTCTCTTTTGGATGTACCTCCTGTAATAATGATAGAGGAGGATCctgaagagaaagaacaaaacgAAAAGCCGGAGCTAGAGATAGAAAAAGGAAAGGTCAAAGCAGGTGGCAGTTCCCCAGTGATAATGTCGAAGGAAAAAACATCTGCGTATGCCAGCATCATGCAGACAATTGTAGTACCATCTGGAAAATCTGACAGCAGCCAGAGGTCTACACCTAGTCCTACGTTGCCTGAACATCCTGCCGTCTTTGCCAAGGTGGCCACTGAACGGCCAACCAGCCCAACTATCTCGACTAGGTTGTCCACGGCCTTGGACCATCCCACCACCCCACGTCAATCGACCACACCACTCCGAACAGATATCAAGGACATAGACTCAGAAGAAGTTTTTGAAGCCAGGTTCAAGAAGCGTGAGTCATCGCTGACTCGTGGGCTTCGAAGACTGACCAGGACCAAATCAGACGATAAGTCTCCGACTCTTCCCCTTAAGGCAGGCGAGGGGGAGGAGGTATACCGTCCCGGGCGTCTGGGGGCACCGCTGGAAATGGTTCCCCAGGGATTGCATGAGAGGTCCAAGTCGGTCCAGGACCTGAGGGAGGTGGATAGAGACACAGGATCCCTGGGCATCATTGGACGGTTTTCGATGCGAACCAAGAGGACCTTATCCATGGATAAAAAGATGGAAAAGCCCAAAGTGGATAAAGTAAAGGATGAGAAGCCAAAGGAGGCTGAGCCTGAGATCACAGCCAGTAAGCGCAGGGTGTCCTGGGCCATAGGGCGTAGTAAGAGTCTGGACACAACACAGCTGGATAATATAGAGGcccagagagagcaggagggaaGGGAAAGGAAAAAGATGGAGGAGTCATCTGTCTTTGCCATGCGGCGAAAATTTGAGAACAAAGTAGCGGGCATCTCAGCCAGTTTGAGGAGCAAATCAGAGGAAAGGAAGGAGGATAAAGAGGCCAAGCGACGCATGGAAGAAGAGAAAAGTAATAAATGTTCAAAAGAAAATGATCTTAAAAAGGTAAATGATTCCCCGGTCCTAGCGATGAGAAAGAAATTTGAGAACAAGGTGGTCGGAATTTCTGGGAGAGGCCGGAGTCAGTCAGAGGATAGGAAAGAGACAGTGGAGAATCCTGAGGGAAAGAAAACTACACTGTTTTCCCGTCATCGCCATTCCCAGTCTGAGGGAAGAGGACTCAAAGAGATGGGGATACCAGAGAATCAGCTagcaaaacagacacacaaggaaTCCAAAGCGTCCAAGGAATCCATCGGTTCTGTGTCAAGCATTCATTCTGACAAGTCAAAAAGTCAGAAGTCACTGA CTCCAGAGACTGACAGGCGGTCGCGGTGGGACAGGTGGGGTCTGGGCAGGAGCAGGAAGGACAagaatccatctcaaactgacCTCCCCTCTGACAAAGATGAGGGGTCTTCAGGCAATCTGAAGCACTGCCGCACTTCCTCTG ATTTCCCTCCTGTGTTCCACATTAAGCTGAAGGACCATGTGTTGTTGGAGGGGGACCCTGTTACTCTTAGCTGCCTCCCAGCTGGAAGCCCCCACCCACAAATCACCTGGACTAAAG ATAAGAAACCGCTGGAGATAGATGACAGAATGAACCTGATCTCCTGTCCAGATGGCAGGCAGCTCATTACTATCATGAAGACCAGTAGGAGGGACGCTGGGCTCTATGAGTGTGTGGCCACCAACCCCTTAGCGTCCGTCAGCAGTTCCTGCACCCTTTCTTTGGCCT GTGTCCCAAAAAGGCCTGGCACACCTGAGGTTCCCCAAACGTACAACAATACAGCCCTGGTGCTATGGAAACCAGCTGACACCAAGGCCCCCTGTAGCTACTCACTGGAAAGGAAGACAGAAGGTGGGCTGACATTCATCTACACTG GTGATGCCAATTGGTCGATCATAGCGACAGGAGTGGCTGACTGCTACTACAATGTGAGAGACCTGCCACCAGGGGGCACTTTTAGGTTCCGGGTGGCCTGCGTCAACAAGGCCGGACAGGGACCATACAGCAACATTTCAGACAGAGTCAGTCTGGACTCAACAG TGGGCGTGTCCTCTCCTGCAGTGGCAATTGTGAAGACTGTCCCTGCCCCTCCTCGCCACCCTGCCCAATTGGGAACCACCTTAGGGGCTGCTTTCCCATTGGCCCAGCCAGTAGTAACACATCCTCCCAGGGAAGCTGTGTCCACCAGCTCTCCCTCTTCACACACTTCCACACAGACCTCTCTTACCTCTCCAGTCCCCAGCGCAGCCCCGCCCAGCCATGCCCCAACACCTCTTCCAGCTGAACCCCTGGTGGTCCCTTCCCCGCCTGTAGTCAAGCCCCCTCCCTTCGTCCTACCGAAGCCCCAGAGTCCTGTCAACGTGGTCCCTCCCATGACTCAAACCCCACCCCCTCTTGCCACTCCCCCTGCCACCCCCACCAAGCCATCTGTCGTCACCACCGTGCCCACCTACAGCCCTGCCGCCACCACCTACATAGCCCCACCCCCACTCCCGgccccctccttctccccccaAGTGCTCCAGGTCACCGGTCTGAGCCCcatgggggaggggaggggcacTCCAGTCCGAGGGACCTCCACAGGCCGCGTCACACCCAAGCCGGGTGAGACCGCTCTGCGACAGGGAGTGCCACAGAAGCCCTACACCTTCCTGGATGAGAAGGCCAG AGGGCGGTTCGGGGTTGTCCGGGAGTGTCGAGAAAACGCCACAGGACACGTCTTCATGGCTAAGATCGTTCCTTATGACCAGGAGACTAAGAAGTCCATCCTGCAGGAGTATGAGATCCTTAAGTCCCTTCACAACGACAAGATTATGGCACTTCACGAGGCCTACGTCACGCCCCGCTACTTAGTCCTAGTGGCTGAGTACTGCACCGGCAAGGAGCTGCTTTACAGCctcatagacag GTTTCGTTACTCTGAAGATGACGTGGTGGGCTACCTGGTCCAGATTCTTCAAGGGTTGGAATACCTCCACAACAAACGGATTCTCCATCTGGACATCAAGCCTGACAACATAATGGTCACCAACCTCAATGTCATTAAAATAGTAGACTTCGGCAGCGCTCAGAACTTCAACCCCCTCCTGCTGAAACAGTACAGCAGTGGCCTGAGCACCCTAGAGTACATGT CACCGGAGATGATAAAAGGAGATGTGATTGGGCCACCAGCTGACATATGGAGTCTGGGGGTTGTAGCCTATGTCAT GCTAAGTGGTAGGTTGCCCTTTCACGACAAAGACCGGCAGCAGACTGAGACCAAAATCCAGATGGCCAAGTTTGACCCGACCAAGCTGTACCCAAACGTGTCCCAAAGTGCCTCAATGTTCCTCAAGAAGATGCTGAGTAGCTACGCCTG GGCCCGTCCGAGCACCAAGGACTGTTTCACTCACGCCTGGCTACAGGACTCCTACCTGATGAAGCTGAGAAGACAGACACTcaccttcaccaccaccaagcTCAAAGAGTTCCTAGGGGAGCACCATCGACATCGCGCCGAAGTCTCCACCAAACACAAAGTCCTCCTACGCTCTTATTCCAGCACAGCTTCTCCAACCGCGCCCTCCCAACCACATCCACCAAAGTGA